Genomic segment of Arachis hypogaea cultivar Tifrunner chromosome 16, arahy.Tifrunner.gnm2.J5K5, whole genome shotgun sequence:
cttTAAAAATATCTATCACTTTAATAATTTGGTTTATTAATAACTTattgtatttaaatataatttatatctatatatattaaattaataatatatcaaaTTTTAAGACCGACAGATATTCATACGAAGACGTGggaaatattattttgaaaaatatgtatGTCATGGGAAATAAGGGTAACTCCAGAGGTGTGGATCTTCCGGCATGTATTCTGGAGCAGTAGTGTAGTCATCGGCAACATGAAAACGAGGAGGGCTAAGAAGCATTCCTTCAGCCATATTGAGCAGAACATTAGGCATATCAAAAATCAAATCCTCATCCACAAACTCATTATTGTTGTCATTAGTGTTCCTGGCTTGGGAGAGCGGCGGCACCTCTTGCTCCAGCGCAACGGCATTCCCTGCCGCGGCTCCCCGGCTTCCCTCGATGGAGTCTTTGGCGGCTCCGAGAGCAGCAGCTGCACTGGCTGCGGCAACTTGAATATCGCGGGCAGAGGAAGAGGCAGGAACAGGGAGGGAAGAAGCGGAGTCGGGGAAGTTAAGGGCAGCATCGTTACCCTTAAGAGCAAGAGCGGCGACATCATAAGCAATAGCAGCCATTTCGGGGGTGGAGAAAGTGCCAAGCCAAATCCTGGTAGGTTTCTTTGGCTCCCTGATTTCGGAGACCCATTTGCCACTGCTCCTGCGCCTCACTCCTCGGTACAAAGGGTGCCGACCAGTGCCACTACtgcctgaagaagaagaagaagaagtgttgttggaacGCATGAGTTTGTGCGTGATTTGTTGTGTGTGGTTCTTGGTAGTTGATGAGGCAGTTGGCGGTTGGGGGAAGGCATTTTATTGGAAGGGGAAAGTGCTGaccagttagttagttagttgttggGAGGGGGATGGAGGGTGCTTGCTAGCTGTGGTGTGTCCAGGATTCAGGGTGTAAGCCAGCTTCGTCATGGATATCTCGGTTGGACATTAGCGAGCCATCGTGTGTGTAGTGTGTTtctaagaattaaattaaattcaattaaagaaAGCTGCGCTGCCATTTAATTAATCAAGACAACAGCTTAATTAATCCACACATACAACACTATCTACCTATTACTATCTCACCGTCACCAGTTATATTGCACTTTCTCTATATACATCATCACCATATACCAAGGCCCCCaattttcttagggttttattattattattattattattattattattattattattattattatttcaacatTGATTAGACTTTACATTGACGTGGAGCGCGATTACAAATTAACTGTACAAAAGATGGCCGATGTCGTCTAAATTTGATGCTTCAGATGTATTTATTGACAACAATAATATGTGAGATCTTACTGGACTTTATcatttggtttaattactctattgctttgcaaaattttcaattaggtttctatacttttttttttaattgagtttttacatcaaatttttttaattaggttgctacactttttttttcttttatttaggtctttataccaattcttttttttagttggatccctataaaattaagccaattactactaaaaagaacttaattgaaaaaaaaaattagtgtaaagaccaaattaaaaaaaaaaatataaggacctaattgaaaatttcacgaaactatagagatcaacagagtaattaaaccttatcaTTTCTATTTTGACattcaaatttattattagtaaatgTCGCCCGAaaggactaattttttttatattgattaaatatatgtataatatattgtTATTGGACGATTAGGTGTTTTTCTTTgatatggtatttttttattggtatttgctcaaatcggagggtccgatttgtttgaaaaaaaaaataaactacaaatcgaAGGGTCCGAtttgtttaaagaaaaaaataaactacaaatcaTAGGGTctgctttgtattttttttatttttaaaaataaaaattatacggtccgattttaacattaaaaatttttttattttcgaaaatacaaaTCGGACCGTCTAATTTGTgattatttgtttaaaaaataaaacaaatcgaAAGCACAAATTTATTTTAACTATAGCAAAATAAAGCACCTTTCTTCTCACACCATTTTGAGATatactctcttctctctcacaccAAAAAAAGTTCACGGTACCGAAAATGCTTAGTAATGACTTTTACAGAAAGAAGCATTAAAACACTTGTGCTTATTGTCACACACAATAACACACTCCAGTCCTCAACGAAAACAGACACTCTAAAACATGATCTTATATCTTAGtagtaaagtaaattaaaatattctcaCTCCTATTATTCATCGCACAAAATTTTCGACCAACTATTTAAATAGTGCTAGCAAAATGTTAGATCCTATCAATTAGTTAAAGAAAAAGGATAGGTGAACAATAATTCTAacgaacaatataaataatagggttataaatataaattactcataaatttaattaatgatgtaattaatttaattataataataactatttttcaaaatttaaaatatcagatTTTTTTAGTAGGAAATAGTTATACGTTTCCTATCCTTTCACACCTTATCTCTTTCTTCTTTCGGTGGACCCTTTTCTCTTCTGCACTCTCAACCTAGCTCCAACCCTCCGTCCGACACCACCGCCATCACCACCGGCGACCACCGTCGCTTACCCgctctctcttccctctcttctctttttcttccctctttctccaTTTCTCCTCAATCCCCTGTACGTTACCGCTGGTCTCTGTGCAAAGTCCAACCCCGCGCGAAAAATTCCAGTGCAACCCAACAGCAGCTGAGCTCTGTGCCGCTGCAACACCGCCTCTGCTACCCCTCTCTTTCTATTCTTCCCCTTTCACCAACGCAGGTTCCATGCTTCCTCCTGCTCGTgttatttcatttatttattttaactaatttttaattctgcTTTTAGTGTTTAGATTAGGCTTAGATTAATGGATTGATACTTTTTGGATTTCAAAATGTTTGATGGCTGATTTTTCTGGATTGATTGCAGCTTAAATTGAGTTTAAAATCCCTGTTTACATATTGTGCACACCATATGCTCGATGAAATGCCTGAGTGAaactttttgtttaattcttATGTTTGGCCAGtatttgtcttaaattttgttatctttaGGCATTATAATTCAAAATTGTGTAATGTTATGCTATTTTTAATGATGTTTAGATTGCGTTTTGACATGACACTTGATTATTAGTTTTGTTTAAACACCAAattggtttaaaattttaaatttagtcaTTTGATTAGTGTAATTTAAGAAATACATATCATGTTTAGTTAAGTGAATTGAATGAAACTACCAATTTAGTTATGTTTTAAACATTCCACATTGTTGCCAttagattattttaaattctCATCTTTATGCTTTCATGCCATGCATGCACAAACAAATTTGGTTACAACTCACTTTATAGATGGAAATATATGCTCTAAGTGGAGATGCTGGTCATTTTCGATGCTCACTAAatgtgtttttttgtttttgcattttttttattttttcacgctATATAATATTGCTAGAAAATATATGTACAGTTGTGCATAAGATACAATATAGTGCTCAAAGGTCCCAAAATCTCAATTAGCAAGTCCATAATATATACAACACTGATTactattataagaaaaataaattaattaataaacaaataaggagaagaagaaataagagaggattgacaaggaagaaattgaagaaatgAAAATGGAGAATGGGAATGTATCATTCACATCCAAGAAGAAATAATGAGCTTTTTGACTTTTCAAAGCATAGAAATGGACTTGGTTTTAGATTGTGTAGGTGTGATTCAGATGTAGCAGATCCATGCATACTCTATATAAATACTTAATATAAGCCTAACTAATTAGGTGAGATTTTTTATGAGTACACTTTTCATTGTTATTATTTCCTGTAAGTTATGtatagtaataaatttttaatgatatttttggaaaaaagtattaaaaaaatctttttagttgAAACTTGTTTAATAGTACGGTATCTAATTAGTTTGTGTATGTTTGATTATAAGTCATAGAATGTACGGACATTACTGGAAGTGATGACACGGATCTTGTTGATGAGGTTTGGTCTATAGTATATTGCTATTTTTTCGTAAACTGCATATTTGAATCGACCATTAATCCTCATGTTCATCGAATGATGTATGTTTTTGAACTGATTCGCAGTTACCGGATCATAGTTGCCTTGCCGAAGACAAAATACTAAGAGTTGGGATGCGGTTTGAGCATTTGAAGCTGGCTTAGGATTTTTATGCAACATATGCAAAGAAAGTCGGTTTCGATTCAATAGCGTAGCGGATGGTTATTTGGTACCcagatggttattttgtaatagtTTTGGTGTGGTGTGTATAATTAGTTACAATTATGTTAAACTGGATATTCGATTTAATAGGATAGCAAatgtttatttctattgttagtCAGATTGTTATTTTGAATAGTTTGGGTGTAGTGTGTGTGATTCGTTAAAAGTATTATAAACTGGATGTTTGATTTAATAGGAAAGCGAATGGTTATTTCTTTTGTTACCCAGATGGTTATTTCGAATAATCTGGGTGTAGTGTGTGTGATCAGTTGCAAGTATTTTAATATGGATGTTCGATTCAATAGAGTAgcggatggttatttttactGGTACCCAAATGATTATTCGTAATAGTCTTAGTGTAGAGTATGTGGTCAGTTACAAGTAATAAAGGTTGGATGTTTGATTCTATAGGCTAACAGATGGTTATCTCTATTGTCACCCAAATGGTTATTTAGAAGAGTCTTGATGTAGTTTGTAAATAGTAACAAATAGTAGAGGCTGGATGTTCGATTCCATATGATAGCGGATGGTTATTTTTGTTGGTATCAGATGGTTATTCTTAACTAATAACTTTTACACTTCGCTAATATCTTGAAACATAATCAAAGTAGTTAGAGAACTAAAAATGTTATTCACCATGGAAATTTATCCTTTCTATTGTAACAAAATTCTACCACGAAAACACGTAAACAATGTGAAAAAGGTATTTGTGGTCTTAAGACTAAGGTCCAATTTGGGTTAACAACTTAAATAAGCTCTTTTGAAAAAAGAGCTTAAAGTagaaggacttttattaatagcaacttataaataaattattttgtgttgatttttagttataaaagtacttattttaaagttgtagtgtTTGGATAGATAACTGAAAAAATGCAATTTTTTTACACaagaaaatagatattaaaattcTAATTCATAATAATCTTGATGGCAATGCAAAAGAAATTATTGTATAGTTAGTACTTGTTGTTTTATTGTGcatgatatggtaggtgaaaataaaaaatgaatatgaaatgtatgtcaatgtatattttgttgctgttttttagtttttttttattttgacttttcataatttaaaagtaaaaaaaaaaagtagcttcTGCTACTTCCCAAACGGGCTCTAGGTACATCTATTGCTTTTTCGGTTCTTCCTCACAGGTTCATCAATAGTCCGCTCgcattatttagaaaagaaaatttcgcacacataaaaaatattatttctatatAACTatgtattattcttaaaattttaacacgagTCTTTACAACATCTATGATCGAAAATAATAAAGTCATAAATACGTAGACATCAAACATTATGCAACTATAGTATTTACAACCAATTTAACTCATATCTAGTTAAGCCACCACTAAAAGCCATCTCTTTTTTGCATCCATCGTTTCTTACAAAATTAAACATCCGTAATTCATAGAAATTAAAAGTCAATCACATGAACCAGAAACATATAAAGAAAAGAATTCTAAGATATGAAGCTCAAACTCCATCAAATTTCATACCGTTCACTTTAATCCAAGCATCCATGAACCATATGATATTACTATCTTTGctgtaatttcaaaaaaaaatatgaaaatcaacCGCAGAACACCCACAGTCGTGCGCAATATAACAAAAAATCAAGTAAAACAAGTCCTTCGAAGCGTAGCAATCAAAATTGAACTCCTGATTACGAACGTCACCAACACAAGTCATAATATAATCAGCTTGATTGACTCCAGATATTAGTAACAATAGAAATTGCTTCCTAAATACTTTATATCATATCACAAGTCTAAACTTTAAACATTCATCTAGTATAATTTTTTCCGCTGCaagtattaataaaattaaaaggactaattgaagagagaacttttgcgtggtctagaattcagaataaattctcgttgcaagtatagcttctaaaccaac
This window contains:
- the LOC112758482 gene encoding ethylene-responsive transcription factor ERF024-like → MRSNNTSSSSSSGSSGTGRHPLYRGVRRRSSGKWVSEIREPKKPTRIWLGTFSTPEMAAIAYDVAALALKGNDAALNFPDSASSLPVPASSSARDIQVAAASAAAALGAAKDSIEGSRGAAAGNAVALEQEVPPLSQARNTNDNNNEFVDEDLIFDMPNVLLNMAEGMLLSPPRFHVADDYTTAPEYMPEDPHLWSYPYFP